The sequence ACCTTCAGCTCGGTGACCTGGGAGCCCACGTGCCACATGAGGTTGTCGCTCAGGAACTTCATGCCGTACGGCCCGATGAGCTCGGCCAGCGCCCGCATCtctgcagggagggggacaaggatggggacatgAGCGGGTCGGGGGCGTGATGATTCccccctgcagcatccctgcgTCCCTCACCTGAGACGTCGGAGAACTCGGCGGCACTGAAGGGGGGCTCGCCCTCCCGGGGCACCGTGGTGAAAGCCTGCAGGACGGGGGCCAAGATGATGGCCCCCGTGCTGGCCTGCCGCAGCAGAGCCTCCAGGTACCTGCGGACACcgagctgctgccactgcctggCACGGCAACCCACGGCACCGCGACCCACGGCATCGCGGGACCACCTCCCACGAGGGAGGGAGAGTGCCAGTCCCATCGTGGCACCCACCAGTTGGTGTAGATGGTGGTGAGCGTCTGCTCGCCGGCGGCGTCGCGGGGTTGCGTCTGCTGCAGGAGGACGCTGCGGATGATGCGCCCTGTGTCCAAGCCCACGAATTGTCCCAGCGACTGGATGAAGGTCGTGTAGGCGTTcagccccaccagcacctcCGAGGGCCGGGCCACCTCCTGCGTGGCCTGGCTGTAGCCCGCCATGGCCACAATGGCTCTGCGGGGACAGGAAGGGGCTGTCTGGAGGGCCGTGGCCGAGTGTCCCCTCCCCTGCAGCGCCCACAGCCCACCCTGGCCCCGCCATGTCCCACGTCCCCGGTGGGGTCCCTACTTGGTGAAGCGTGTCTCCAGGTGGCTGCTGAGGTACTCGGCCGGCGTCACCGTGTGCTCAAAGACGGTGAAGTTGGGCACGTGGTTGAGGCTCAGGGACAGCTCGGCCAGCGTCAGGTGCAGCTTGTCcatgctggggtgggggggacaggTGCCATTAGCCACACCGCAGCCCCATGGGGACAACCCCACGGTCACGCCGTGCCCTCACGTCACACCATGCTCACACTTGACGTCTGGTGGCCACCGCTCCCCGCTagccccctgcccaccctcgCCAGCCCCGGGGTGGCTCTCACTTGGTGGTCAGGGTCCGGTCCTTCCTCTGGCTCTCGGCCCCTGGCTTGTCCCGCTCAGGCTCCCCCTTCTTGGCCGGCTGCTTCAGGGTCTTCTTGTTGCGGGCTTTGCTGACGGTGGAGGCACAGTgcttgggcagcagctgccGGACACGGGCAGCAGGTTACCACAGGCCACGGCACCAAGGGCAGCCCAGCTGGGGCCTCCAGGACCAGAGGTCACCATCCCCAAGGTTGAATTGGGGACATGCCCTGCCAGGTCTTCCCCCCATGGCCTCTGCTGTCCCAGGGCTTTGGAGAACATGGAGGCCATGGAGGTTCTGGAGACCCCGGAGGCTGTGGAGGTCCCAGGGGACAAAGACACCACAGAGATCCTGGAGGCCATGGATACCCCAAAGGCCATGGAGACCCTGGAAGCCACAAAGGCCATGGAGACCACAGAGACCCCAAAGGCCACACAGACCCTGGAGGCCACAGAGGCCATGGAGACCCCAAAGACCACAGAGATCCTGGAGACCATAGAGACCCCAAAGACCCCAGAGATCCTGAAAGTGATGGAGACCTCAAAGGTCATGGAGACCTCGGAGGCCCTGGAGACCCCAAAGGCCACAGATATCCTGAAGGTGATGGAGACCCCAAAGGCCACAGAGACCTTGGAGGCCCTGGAGATGCAACCCTCACCTGCTCGCTGAGGTTGTGCTGCTCGGCGCAGGCATCCATGACACAGGCGCTGGCCTGCCGGGCCATCTCCTCCAGGAACTTGTTGCACAGCCCCAACGCTATGGCCTTCAGGTGGGGATACTGCGGGGAGAAAGCCACGGCACCGTCACGGCACGTGGCATGCAGGTCACGGCCACATCTGCGGCATGCCGCCAGCTTCCTCGAGGCCATGGGGCTGCCATTGTCCCCTACCCACATatgcctgccccagcccctccataGCTGGCCGGGCAGCAGCCAGCCAcagtgtccctgtgtcccctgtgtccccctgggCAGCAGGACTCACCTCCTCCGGGCACATGGGGTGGACGCAGCAGGAGAagtggctgcagagcagagggaaggcGATGCTGTAGCGCAGCATGGAGGGCTCATCCATTGTCGCCACAAACATCTTCTCCATGGGGCGAGGGTAGAAACTGCaggggtgggggcagaggggcagaagaagggggcagggagggcaggagagaggggcagggagggcaggagaggagattTGTCTTTCTGGACACGCTGCTCCTGTGCCACATGTGtattgtccctgtccccatgtccacGTGTCACCTAACCTTGCCCAACCTCTCCCATGGGTGACATGTCCCCCACGGCCACCTCCGTCCCTTCCCAAACCTGTCACCCAGCACACGTGGGCACCTTTCTATGCGTGCTGGGGTGCAGGACATGGCTCGAAGACCCCCAGCCAGGGTGACCCCCCGTGActgtggggaaactgaggcagagcgGGTGCTCACCACAGGTCGGAGAGGTCGGAGGCCTCGGCTagcagctcctccagggagTCGAGCAGTTTGGTGTGGAAGACGATGAGGTTCATGACGCGACCCACGTCGGGATTGGAGCCCAGCGGCAGCGAGGCCTTGGCCACGCTGGTGTAGGCCTGGGGGGACAGTAGGCTCAGGggcacagcagggcaggggaagaggacGAGGACAAGGACAGGGATGGGCACAGTagcagggaaggggatgggaaCAAGGATGGAgattgggatggggacagggacaaggacagggaCAGCACCTGCAGCCGGAACCAGTCCAGGCGGAGCGGTGTGAAATCAAACTGCTCCTTGTCATCAACTGTGGGGAAGTAGAAACGGGGGGAGATGAggccgtggggaggggggtggggggagtatCAGGCTGGGGGTGCTAATCTGGAGGTACTGGTCCTGGGGGTGCCAGTCTGGGGTGGCAGCGCCCACCCCACGGACCCCCAGGAGCTGCCGTCTCCCCATTGCCCCCCAAGCCCATGCCCGGGTGCCCAGCACGgtccagggctgctgcagggctcccggggcaggggggacatCGGTCCCCAGGCAGTGCCAGGGACGTGACGGGGGGGACGCTGACCATACCTTCCTTGACAGAGAGAGCTGAGAGGGAGCTGACAAAGGACGACAGGATGATGGACTCCTCTTCAGGGCACACGGAGAGGTTCTGCGGggccggggatggggacagggtcaGGGACAGCCAGGATAGGGCACAGGTGACAGGGACAACCCCAACGGGGTCAGAGATCAGCCCCTGCCAGTGCCCCGTGGTACCTGGATGACTTCGCTGAGCACCAGGGCGTCGAAGCGGGCCAGGTACTGGACATGGTAGCGCTGCAGCACCCCGACCTGCCGCCGCACCAGGCTCCGCAGCTGCTCCATGAGAAACAGCAGCTCCGCGACGTGGCTGTCGCCGGAGCCGCCGATCAGAGCCTGTCCCCGTCTAACCGCCCCAGTGCCAGCCGTGCCCACGGCACCCCGGTGTTGCCCCACGGCAAACCCCACCACAAGACCAGCCTGCCCACAGCTGGGGGTGCCCCCCGTAGGCACGGATCCCTGCCCCGCACAGAGCCGGTGCCTGCACACCGTGCCTACCTGTCAGCAAAGTCCTCAGGCGTCTTGGTCTTGGTGACGTGCTCGGCGTGCCGCACCAGCCAGCTCACCTCGTCCCGGCAGAAGGAGAGCGCCATGAAGACGAAGAGGGCCTGGGGAGAGCCGGGGGTTAGAGGGCACCAGGCATGGGGTGCTGCCACCAGGCACTGCCACCAGGCTGGCACCGATGGCCCTGGGCACTGCCACCGCATGGCACCGGCAGTACCCCACCCACAGACCCCACCCGCACCCATTGCACACCCCCATGCACGTGCAGAGCCGCAGCACCCGGCCCCTCGCACCCAAACCCTGCACCCatgcaccccctgcacccaaaacatgcatgcacacatccCCTGTaccccaaaccctgcacccACGCACCCCTGTACCCCAAACCCTGCTCACCTTGGGTCCCAGCAGCCCGGGCTGGTCCTCCAGCAGCGCCTCCAGCTCCCGCACAGCCCCGCGCAGGTATGCCCGTCGGCCCCGGTGCAGGGAGGCACTGAAGGGGAGGtcggggtgggggtcagggtgggggtCAAGGCCGCCCAaccaccccccccagccacccTTCTCACCCAGTGGGGACATCGCAGGCACCACGTGGCAAAGGTGGGTGCTGTGGCATGGGACCAGTGTGGACCCAATTGGggcacccccatccccccccagGGTGCTGGCACCTCCAGGAGCCCCTGGGATCCCTCCAACTcccatgggacccccaggaccGCCCAATCCTTTGGGACACCCTGGGGCCTCCCAGCTCCCCAAGATCCCTGGGaccttccccagcccccccagccccactgtcCCCCCGTCAAGTCCCCAACCTGTGAGCCACGGCGTGTTCCTTGCACTCCTTGAGATCAGCCACCCGCTTCCCATACCTGTGAGAGGGTCACGGCCGGGCAGTGCCAGGCACAGCACCCGGCACAGCACCCAGGAGAACCCCAGGCACCCCACAGAGCCCCTGGCCCGTGGCACCCAGCACAACCCCCTGGCACCCAGCACAATCCCCTGGCACCCAAAACAACCTCCTGGCACCCTGTGAAATCTCCTGGCACCCAATAGAGCCCCTGGCACCCAGCACAATCCCCTGGCACCCAAAACAACCTCCTGGCACCCTGTGAAGTCTCCTGgcacccagcacagcccccggcacccagcagggctgctggcagagcccccagcccctggcaccCACCGCGGCACACCCCTGGCACTCTCCACGGTCCCGGCGCTGGCACGGCCGTTACCCCTTGAggctgctgagcagctcctCGGTGACCTTATGGACCTGGAGGGCCTCGTCACGGAGGAGGGTGATGTAGAGCGAGCCCTGCAGCGCCAGCCGCCACAGCTCCAGGCACTGCGGGGACGAGCCCAGCGCGCCCGGGCACACCAGGAACCCCACTGCGGGCACAGCCGTCAGGCGGGCAAGGGgctgcccgcgctgccggccccgcaGCAGGCAGGGGGACAGCCCGAAATGGGGAGCCAGGCTGCCcgcgtggggctggggaccctgTGCCcacgtggggctggggacccgcGGGCACCACAGGGACTCACTGAGGATCCAGCGCTCCATCACCTCCAGGGACAGGTACTCACAGGCCATCTGGGGACACAGGCGTCACCGTGTCACTGCCCTcagccctcctgcagcctcccccgGGCCCTGTCCTGGTCCCCACGGTGCGGTGGTACTCACGGTGTcggagctggcagggctgagcatGGTGCCGGCGGTGCCGAGCAGGCTGAGGAGCTGGTCGCTGCGCCATTGCTCTGCTCCCTGGTTCCTCCGGGCAAAGAGGAAATGGAGGGACAGGAGGGCGCCGGTGACagcctgggggacagggggacatcaTGGGGGGGCCGTGGGATGGATCGGGGCAGGACGTGGCCCCGCTGGTTGGGGGGACCCCCATCCCACCTTGGTGTGCAGCCCAAATTCCTCCGTCAGCTTCTTGAGGGGGTGGTCGTACTCCAGCACCATCTGTCCCAGGCGGGCGAAGCTGGGGTCACTGCGGGGACAGTGGCACAGGGGTCGGGGACGGTCCTCAGGGCCAGCCCCAAGTGGGGACAGTCCGTGGGGACAGTCCCGGTGGGGACAGCCGACCCACCTGGTGCCATGGCTCATCTCATGGGCACAGTGGTACATGCCGATGAGCAGCCGGCGGTCCTCGATGCGGGCCAGCAGCAGGACGAGGGACACGTAGGTGACAACCAGGTCCAGGTAGCTCTTGGTGAAGTCGTAGTTgatgtgctggggaggggacagccGTGAGTGCGTGGGCACGGCCGTGGCACCCCCAAAGTACCTCCCGGGCACCCCTTGCACCCCACTCACGATGTTGAAGAAGCACTGGCTGGCATCGATGGTGTTCAGCAGCTCGTAGACATGGTCCTggaagggaggggacagggaccatGTCACTGCTGTCCCCCCAGGGCTGAAATGCCAGTgctgccccccaaaaccctgcttTGCCCCCCTCCATGTGCCCCAGCTCACCCTGAACTCCAGGACATCCAGGAAGGAGTGGTAGAAGGGTCCCAGCGCCCGGGCAATGTCCCCCTTGTCCTTGTGCACCGGCCCCAGGTGTTGCTGCAAagggacagtggggacaccCGGGGTGGGGTGACACAGTGGGGACACCCGGGGAGGGGTGACACaggggggacacccagggagGGGTGACATGGGGAAGGGGGTGGCAGGATGACCAAGAgagggggatggagaggaagCCAGGTGGTGGTGACACGAAGTGGGGTGACACGGACCAGGGTGACACGTGGGGGACAATGTGGACACTGGATGGGGGCAACAAGGGGTGGGGATGGTGAGGACACTGGGGGTGGGGTGAcacagggtggggggcaggTTGGGCtggcatggggtgggggagacagggggttggggacagaggggacaccCCGGTCCCTCACCGTGCTGCTCCGCACGTCCAGGTGAGGAAACTTCTTGTTGATGAACTTGACGGAGGGCTCCATGGCCTTGTCACCGAGGAATGGTGGCCGTGTCTTGGGGTCGGAGCAGGTCTGCAGGGCCCCCCCAGCATCAgatccccccaaaaccccttccTGGCCTCAGACTCCCCCATCagacccccctgccccagcgatccccccaccccctgttTCTTCACGACCCTCGTTCCAGGCCGAACGCGGGCTCTTCCCCGTTAGATCGGGGGGTGCACCCCGACGTCCTGTACCCCAACGCgtccccccccaggggacccaggcatctgggccCCACCCCGCACCCACCTTCTTGATGTTGTAGATGCGGACGAGGATGCCCCGTCCCCGGTCGTTGAGGATCGTCAGCTTCTCGGCGAACTTGTTCTGGTAGACGGAGGACAGCGACATGGCGGCGATgtgcttggggggggggttggccaccctgtgtcccccgcgtcccccgaTCGTCCCTGCGGCCCCAACACCCAACTTCCCCTTCCTGGGTTTCCTGGGCTGGGCCCTGAGCTGGGGCCACCGCCACGTGACACCGCCACCGTCCTGTGACACTGCCGTTGCCTGACGCCATGGCTGCGTGACACCACCGATGCCTGATGCCACCATGGCTGTGTGACACCACCACCACGTAGGTCCGGCCGTGGCCATGTCACGCCGCCCGTGGCCCAGTGACACCGTCCACGGCCATAGGACACCAGCTGTGGCAGGTGACACTGCTGACAGCCGGGCAGTGCTGGCTACAGCCATATAACACCAGTCCCAGCTGTGCTATGCTGACCAGGACCGTATAGCATCGCCATGTGACACTGGCCACAGCCATGTCACACCTGCCAGGGCCATGTGGCACCGGCCATGGCCTGACAACAGCACCCAGGGTCCATATAAGACCATCCAGGCCCATATACCACCACCAGGGCACATATACAACTCCTTGGCCCATATAACACCATTCAGAGCCCATATAACACGGCCCAGGCCCATTTAATGCTGCCCAGAGCTCCTATAGCACGGCCCAGGGCCCATATAACATCACCTGGGCTCCTATAGCACGGCCCAGGGCCCATATAACATCACCTGGGCTCatatagcacagcccagggctcctatagcacagcccagggcccatatAACATCACCTGGGCTCATATAGCACTGcccagggctcctatagcacagcccagggtCCATATAACGTCACCTGGGTTCATATAGCACTGCtcagggctcctatagcactGTGGCCCACGGCCCATACAACATCACCTGGGCTCATATAGCACTGcccagggctcctatagcacagcCAAGGGCCCATATAACATCaccagggctcctatagcacagcccagggcccatatagcacagcccagggcccatataacatcaccagggctcctatagcactGCCCAGGGCCCATATAACATCACCTgggctcctatagcacagcccagggctcctatagcactGCCCAGGGCCCATATAACATCACCTGGGCTCATATAGCACTGcccagggctcctatagcacagcccagggctcctatagcacagcccagggcccatatAACATCAacagggctcctatagcactGCCCAGGGCCCATATAACATCACCTGGGTTCatatagcacagcccagggctcctatagcacagcccagggcccatatAACATCACCTGGGCTCATATAGCACTGcccagggctcctatagcacagcccagggcccatatATCATCACTTGGGCTCCTATAGCACGGCCCAGGGCCCATATAACATCACCTGGGCTCATATAGCACTGcccagggctcctatagcacagcccagggcccatatAACGTCACCTGGGCTCATATAGCACTGCCCAGGGTTCctatagcacagcccagggcccatataacatcaccagggctcctatagcactgcccagggctcctatagcacagcccagggtCCATATAACGTCACCTGGGTTCATATAGCACTGCtcagggctcctatagcactGTGGCCCACGGCCCATACAACACCACCTGGGCTCATATAGCACTGcccagggctcctatagcacagcCAAGGGCCCATATAACATCACTTGGGCTCatatagcacagcccagggcccatatAACATCACCTgggctcctatagcacagcccagggctcctatagcactGCCCAGGGCCCATATAACATCACCTGGGCTCATATAGCACTGcccagggctcctatagcacaacccagggctcctatagcacagcccagggcccatataacatcaccagggctcctatagcacgGCCCAGGGCCCATATAACATCACCTGGGCTCatatagcacagcccagggctcctatagcacagcccagggctcctatagcacagcACAGGGCCCATATAACATCaccagggctcctatagcacgGCCCAGGGCCCAGATAACATCACCTGGGCTCatatagcacagcccagggctcctatagcactGCCCAGGGCCCATATAACGTCACCTGGGCTCCTATAGCACTGcccagggctcctatagcacagcccagggtCCATATAACGTCACCTGGGTTCATATAGCACTGcccagggctcctatagcacagcccagggcccatatAACGTCACCTgggctcctatagcacagcCCAGGACTCCTATAGCACTGCCCAGGGCCCATATAACATCACTTGGGCTCCTATAGCACGGCCCAGGGCCCATATAACATCACCTGGGCTCATATAGCACTGcccagggctcctatagcacagcccagggcccatatAACGTCACCTGGGCTCatatagcacagcccagggctcctatagcacagcccagggcccatataacatcaccagggctcctatagcactgcccagggctcctatagcacagcccagggtCCATATAACGTCACCTGGGTTCATATAGCACTGCtcagggctcctatagcacagTGGCCCACGGCCCATACAACATCACCTGGGCTCATATAGCACTGcccagggctcctatagcacagcccagggcccatatAACGTCaccagggctcctatagcacagcccagggcccatatagcacagcccagggcccatatAACATCAACAGGGCTCATATAGCACTGCCCAGGACTCctatagcacagcccagggctcctatagcacagcccagggcccatatAACATCAacagggctcctatagcacgGCCCAGGGCCCATATAACATCACCTGGGCTCatatagcacagcccagggctcctatagcacagcccagggcccatatAACATCACCTGGGCTCATATAGCACTGcccagggctcctatagcacagcccagggcccatatAACGTCACCTGGGCTCATATAGCACTGCCCAGGGTTCctatagcacagcccagggcccatatAACGTCaccagggctcctatagcactgcccagggctcctatagcacagcccagggtCCATATAACGTCACCTGGGTTCATATAGCACTGCtcagggctcctatagcactGTGGCCCACGGCCCATACAACACCACCTGGGCTCATATAGCACTGcccagggctcctatagcacagcCGAGGGCCCATATAACATCaccagggctcctatagcacagcccagggcccatataacatcaccagggctcctatagcactGCCCAGGGCCCATATAACATCACCTgggctcctatagcacagcccagggctcctatagcactGCCCAGGGCCCATATAACATCACCTGGGCTCATATAGCACTGcccagggctcctatagcacaacccagggctcctatagcacagcccagggcccatataacatcaccagggctcctatagcacgGCCCAGGGCCCATATAACATCACCTGGGCTCatatagcacagcccagggctcctatagcacagcccagggcccatataacatcaccagggctcctatagcactgcccagggctcctatagcacagcccagggtCCATATAACGTCACCTGGCTTCATATAGCACTGCtcagggctcctatagcacagTGGCCCACGGCCCATACAACATCACCTGGGCTCATATAGCACTGcccagggctcctatagcacagcCAAGGGCCCATATAACGTCaccagggctcctatagcacagcccagggcccatatagcacagcccagggcccatataacatcaccagggctcctatagcaTGGCCCAGGGCCCATATAACATCACCTGGGCTCATATAGCACTGCCCAGGCCTCctatagcacagcccagggcccatatAACGTCACCAGGGCTCATATAGCACAGCCCCGGGCCCATATAACATCACCAGGGCTCCTATAGCTCAGTCCAGGGCCCatatagcacagcccagggcccatatAACATCACCTgggctcctatagcacagcccagggcccatatAACATCACCTGTGCTCCTATAGCACTGcccagggctcctatagcacagcccagggcccatatAACGTCACCTGGGCTCatatagcacagcccagggctcctatagcacagcccagggcccatataacatcaccagggctcctatagcactgcccagggctcctatagcacagcccagggtCCATATAACGTCACCTGGGTTCATATAGCACTGCtcagggctcctatagcacagTGGCCCACGGCCCATACAACATCACCTGGGCTCATATAGCACTGcccagggctcctatagcacagcccagggcccatatAACATCACCTgggctcctatagcacagcccagggcccatatagcacagcccagggcccatatAACATCAACAGGGCTCATATAGCACTGCCCAGGACTCctatagcacagcccagggctcctatagcacagcccagggcccatatAACATCAacagggctcctatagcacgGCCCAGGGCCCATATAACATCACCTGGGCTCatatagcacagcccagggcccctatagcacagcccagggcccatatAACATCACCTGGGCTCATATAGCACTGcccagggctcctatagcacagcccagggcccatatAACGTCACCTGGGCTCATATAGCACTGCCCAGGGTTCctatagcacagcccagggcccatatAACGTCaccagggctcctatagcactgcccagggctcctatagcacagcccagggtCCATATAACGTCACCTGGGTTCATATAGCACTGCtcagggctcctatagcactGTGGCCCACGGCCCATACAACACCACCTGGGCTCATATAGCACTGcccagggctcctatagcacagcCGAGGGCCCATATAACATCaccagggctcctatagcacagcccagggcccatataacatcaccagggctcctatagcactGCCCAGGGCCCATATAACATCACCTgggctcctatagcacagcccagggctcctatagcactGCCCAGGGCCCATATAACATCACCTGGGCTCATATAGCACTGcccagggctcctatagcacaacccagggctcctatagcacagcccagggcccatataacatcaccagggctcctatagcacgGCCCAGGGCCCATATAACATCACCTGGGCTCatatagcacagcccagggctcctatagcacagcccagggcccatataacatcaccagggctcctatagcactgcccagggctcctatag comes from Ciconia boyciana chromosome 27, ASM3463844v1, whole genome shotgun sequence and encodes:
- the NCKAP1L gene encoding nck-associated protein 1-like, with the protein product MSLSSVYQNKFAEKLTILNDRGRGILVRIYNIKKTCSDPKTRPPFLGDKAMEPSVKFINKKFPHLDVRSSTQHLGPVHKDKGDIARALGPFYHSFLDVLEFRDHVYELLNTIDASQCFFNIHINYDFTKSYLDLVVTYVSLVLLLARIEDRRLLIGMYHCAHEMSHGTSDPSFARLGQMVLEYDHPLKKLTEEFGLHTKAVTGALLSLHFLFARRNQGAEQWRSDQLLSLLGTAGTMLSPASSDTMACEYLSLEVMERWILMGFLVCPGALGSSPQCLELWRLALQGSLYITLLRDEALQVHKVTEELLSSLKGYGKRVADLKECKEHAVAHSASLHRGRRAYLRGAVRELEALLEDQPGLLGPKALFVFMALSFCRDEVSWLVRHAEHVTKTKTPEDFADSHVAELLFLMEQLRSLVRRQVGVLQRYHVQYLARFDALVLSEVIQNLSVCPEEESIILSSFVSSLSALSVKEVDDKEQFDFTPLRLDWFRLQAYTSVAKASLPLGSNPDVGRVMNLIVFHTKLLDSLEELLAEASDLSDLCFYPRPMEKMFVATMDEPSMLRYSIAFPLLCSHFSCCVHPMCPEEYPHLKAIALGLCNKFLEEMARQASACVMDACAEQHNLSEQLLPKHCASTVSKARNKKTLKQPAKKGEPERDKPGAESQRKDRTLTTNMDKLHLTLAELSLSLNHVPNFTVFEHTVTPAEYLSSHLETRFTKAIVAMAGYSQATQEVARPSEVLVGLNAYTTFIQSLGQFVGLDTGRIIRSVLLQQTQPRDAAGEQTLTTIYTNWYLEALLRQASTGAIILAPVLQAFTTVPREGEPPFSAAEFSDVSEMRALAELIGPYGMKFLSDNLMWHVGSQVTELKKLVNENMDTLVQLRSSSCKPEQMAALLPRLTSAENVLKRMTIIGEILSFRAMAQQGLREVFSHHCPFLMGPIECLTDVVTPDTDIQVTLSIFELASAAGIPCEVDPALVNVLAGSKMDGSSPEEDYKVACLLLVFVAVSLPLLASDPASIYNTEVDGYNNNIHCLAKAIIHVSAALFTVHNKNIETHLKEFLLLASVSLLQLGQETDKLRARNRDSISLLMQLIVAESSFLTVDMLETCFPYVLLRNAYREVCRENLLSRVPSH